TCACTTCCAACTAATGATGCTGTGCGTATGCCGGTTCGAAATAATGATGCTTTACGTAAGGCTATTCCAACTAATGATGCTGTGAGTATACCTGTTCCAAATATTAGTGCTAGACGTAATTCACTTCCAACTAATGATGCTGTGCGTATGCCGGTTCGAAATAATGATGCTTTACGTAAGGCTATTCCAACTAATGATGCTGTGAGTATACCTGTTCCAAATATTAGTGCTAGACGTAATTCACTTCCAACTAATGATGCTGTGCGTATGCCGGTTCGAAATAATGAGGCTTTACGTAAGGCTATTCCAACTAATGATGCTGTGCGTATACCTGTTCCAAATATTAGTGCTAGACGTAATTCACTTCCAGCTAATGATGTTGTGCGTATACCGGTTCTAAATAATAGCGTTAGACGTAATTCACTTCCAACTAATGACAATTTACGTATGCCTATCCCAACTAATGATGCTAGACGTAATTCACTTCCAACTAATGACGATTTACGTATATCTGCTCCAAATAATGATTCTTTACGTAAGGCTATTCCAACTATTGACGATTTACGTATGTCTGCTCCAAATAATAGCGTTAGACGTAATTCACTTCCAACTAATGACGATTTACGTATGCCTATCCCAACTAATGATTCTTTACGTAAGGCTATTCCAACTATTGACGATTTACGTATATCTGCTCCAAATAATGATTCTTTACGTAAGGCTATTCCAACTATTGACGATTTACGTATGTCTGCTCCAAATAATAGTGTTAGACGTAATTCAGTTCCAACTAATGATGATGCACGCAAACCTGTATTAACTAATGATGATGCACGCAAACCTGTATTAACTAATGATGAAGTACGCAAACCTGTATCAACTAACGATGGTGCCCATAAAcgttttataaataatgatgatttTAGTATGCCTGTTTCAAGTAATAATGTTATACGTAAGCCTGTTCCAATTAATGATGTTTTACGAAGATTGGCTATCCGAAATTCTTATTTACGCAAGGTTTTGTTATCTGAATCTGCTCCACCAAAAACTCAAACTACGTAAgaaatatatctatattcatataatatatgaccCCACTGAATATAACTATGCATGCTCCGgtgatatatatgaaaatattatatacatattcgTCCAAATAGACATTTTCTTGTCAATTTGAACGTCAAAcactatttataaatacatttgtttcttttattttataaattagaaGGGAAAAACCCACTATGCCCAGTAGCATTTTGAAGGAAAATAGTGAAAAAGAGGACATACAAACGTGCActaataatgaagaaacTAAAAATGCAGCAGAGCTTATGAACGATGCTGTAACGGTTTTACAAAAACTTGTGGAAAATCTAGACGAAAgtgataaaattaataaacaaTATGACATAGATTTATATTGTAAAAACCTCGGTGAAGATGCAGAGATTgcaatatttaattttaaaatttcaaaTCCCAAGCATGTACGAATTAACGAACACCATATTTTAAgctataaaattaatttttattaaaaaataattattatatatatacatatattttttttgttattagtATGATGAGATAATAAAGATGATATGGAATCCCAATGGTACCAAACGTTTCAATGAGTATCTTATAAAtggtatataataaataactaataaattaatatatttatcactacatttatttcgtattttatcattaatgttttatactcctattttttatttataattttcataatattttaatttgcaCGATGCAAaattacaatatttttagagAAACTTGTTCGATTATACAAGGGAAATTTAGTAATGATGCAACAACGTCATAATAGTATTGTTGGACCATTCGacaaatattcatattttgtagCCAGCAAATCCGAAGTAAGAACGATGCTTTTATTCTTTATCTCTGGATGCCACATTTCGCACTAAATTGGTGCaccataatatatacaaatatatatatatttatttattttgtagcCATCAAGCGATACAACTATAATTGCCTTCTCTTCaggaaatataaatgactATAATAGATTTGCTCGAAAGGTTATTATAAACCCTATCTTAGAAAGCGCAAACAAATTCAAAGCTAACGTAAATTCTGAAGAAGATATTCGAGatggaaaattaaaaaaaatttatattaacttATCTGGATATCTCATTAAAAAACAAGAAAGCCACATTGATATGACATTTGTCTACTCTATAAACACTGTATgtattttaataacataataatttatttcaacatttatcaaaaaaatatatttcttttataagtgtacatatttataatatttgtcATTCATCtttcaaaaaattgaaacatttttttatatatttatcaatttgttgtttttttttcgtagaCAAATTATGATATTTCCTATGCCCCAAGTTTcgttataaaaatggagagatcagaaaaattattgatGCTTAGCAGCTTAAAAGAATTCTTTGAAAGGAAATAAGCATGTGGTCCACATTGTAGTTTTTTAAgattttaatattgttgtgcatatattaataaaattaattttcatacatgatgcatattttaaattgttgTCATAAAACAtcttttttcgttttttataaatttgtattttgtatataatttatttattctttttttatatacgggtgcatatacatgtatttgtttttataactcttcgtatataattatcatcatttacgaagataatttatatatgatttttctttaatctaattatttatggcttttttttttttgttaaaaatctataaatttgtttatcaTCAATATTTGAAGTATTCTTATAAACcaaacatattttgttaaaaaataattatatccTAAATAGGAATATATTAACTTTATCGTTAGTATCCTCAGAATCATCTATTAATGatttaatttctttttcttttggaggctcttaaatttttttttttgaaagaATTTCTGTAatccaaataatgaatgttgatataaatatgttaaaaaataaaattataattttttatgttcatatatatgtcgtgacaaaaattattattaaatctatattttctaattgAGATGTTTTTGTCTGATAATTaattcttaaaaaaatggtattatagaaaatacaaatgaaattggaattaatttatttactatCTATACACTCGATGGTGATCGTAAAAACTTAATGATGCCGTTTCAAAGCTTTATGTTACAACCtcattatgtatattaacTGCTTTAGATACATCATAGTTCaggatatttttttctattgaAATTCGCAAACGATTTCctcatattataatttccaattttattataattatttgatagAATAAAGTACTTGTCTATATGAACTACCGTCTATATTATCATCAgtatcattaaaaatagtgCATATGTATCAACATATTTTGtagctttttttaaacatgtCATGACGTcgttcatttttttcgtgCTATTAGAGCAAATGCtatgtaattttttaaatatgttataaaatttagaaatatatttaatataaatattcattacatatttatttgatttataaggttgctatattttttataatgtgCAAC
This genomic interval from Plasmodium chabaudi chabaudi strain AS genome assembly, chromosome: 11 contains the following:
- a CDS encoding fam-a protein, with translation MAKIYIDIIFFVIIFFVYVSNESFASEFGLTNKYKNKYFSTNEVICKPAQTNNAEHKPVPTDDAMGRVVPTNDVVRKVVLANNAKHNPTPTNEAAHRVSPANDALSIPVLNNSVRRTSVSTNDVVRIPILNNSVRRNSISTNDAARIPVLNISSRRNSLPTNDAVRMPVRNNDALRKAIPTNDAVSIPVPNISARRNSLPTNDAVRMPVRNNDALRKAIPTNDAVSIPVPNISARRNSLPTNDAVRMPVRNNEALRKAIPTNDAVRIPVPNISARRNSLPANDVVRIPVLNNSVRRNSLPTNDNLRMPIPTNDARRNSLPTNDDLRISAPNNDSLRKAIPTIDDLRMSAPNNSVRRNSLPTNDDLRMPIPTNDSLRKAIPTIDDLRISAPNNDSLRKAIPTIDDLRMSAPNNSVRRNSVPTNDDARKPVLTNDDARKPVLTNDEVRKPVSTNDGAHKRFINNDDFSMPVSSNNVIRKPVPINDVLRRLAIRNSYLRKVLLSESAPPKTQTTREKPTMPSSILKENSEKEDIQTCTNNEETKNAAELMNDAVTVLQKLVENLDESDKINKQYDIDLYCKNLGEDAEIAIFNFKISNPKHYDEIIKMIWNPNGTKRFNEYLINEKLVRLYKGNLVMMQQRHNSIVGPFDKYSYFVASKSEPSSDTTIIAFSSGNINDYNRFARKVIINPILESANKFKANVNSEEDIRDGKLKKIYINLSGYLIKKQESHIDMTFVYSINTTNYDISYAPSFVIKMERSEKLLMLSSLKEFFERK